A stretch of the Lytechinus variegatus isolate NC3 chromosome 5, Lvar_3.0, whole genome shotgun sequence genome encodes the following:
- the LOC121415766 gene encoding adiponectin receptor protein 1-like, with protein sequence MNKSPDLGERRGDEEDITPNPQTFLLSSQPDQASPSSTSGKVRRRIKKKRQPRSSQSQGSDSDSMDEDPEVGSNQPLRDDQEPRDPSTITVEEVTEVEETSTLRSSDGEKEVKELEVEPQPAGGSDSEYDFALLKQQADELAHKFVQKVKDVTWKVTHHNFLPDWLKDNDYLHYHHRPPLPSFRTCFKSIFRIHTETGNIWTHLLGCIAFIIIAIYFLVQSIMSRDDWQEIVAYMMFFLGAILCLGFSCLFHTCYCHSSQVSKIFSKLDYSGITFLIVGSFVPWLYFGFYCENITRYVYLALILVLGALCLFVALRDTFSLPKYRPLRAGLYVALGLSGVIPAIHYVSINSFLTAIQGGGLGWMILMACLYISGALLYAIRIPERFFPGKCDIWFQSHQIFHVLVLAAAFVHYHGINTMAAYREQIGECNAGDLYTDIATTVEN encoded by the exons ATGAATAAATCACCAGATCTGGGAGAGAGGAGGGGTGACGAAGAAGATATCACTCCCAACCCTCAAACTTTTCTACTTTCATCACAACCAGACCAAGCCAGCCCATCTAGCACTTCAG GTAAAGTACGAAGGCGCATCAAGAAGAAACGCCAGCCCCGATCTTCACAATCCCAAGGATCCGACTCTGATTCTATGGATGAGGATCCTGAGGTAGGGTCTAACCAACCCTTAAGGGACGACCAAGAACCCAGGGATCCCTCAACTATCACTGTAGAGGAAGTCACTGAAGTTGAGGAAACTTCGACCCTCAGGTCAAGCGATGGAGAAAAAGAG GTGAAGGAGCTTGAGGTTGAACCTCAACCAGCCGGAGGGAGCGATAGTGAGTACGACTTTGCCTTGCTGAAGCAGCAGGCCGACGAGCTGGCGCACAAGTTTGTCCAGAAGGTGAAGGACGTTACCTGGAAGGTCACCCACCATAATTTTTTACCAGATTGGCTGAAGGACAACGATTACCTTCACTACCACCACCGCCCTCCTCTACCGTCGTTCAGGACATGCTTTAAGTCCATCTTTAGAATTCACACAGAGACAGGCAACATATGGACACATCTTCTAG GTTGTATAGCTTTTATTATCATAGCCATCTACTTTTTAGTACAGTCCATCATGTCAAGGGATGACTGGCAGGAGATTGTGGCATACATGATGTTTTTCTTGGGTGCCATTCTGTGTCTCGGATTCTCTTGCCTCTTTCATACATGTTACTGCCATTCTTCTCAAGTCTCCAAAATATTCAGCAA ACTAGACTACTCTGGCATCACTTTCCTGATAGTTGGATCCTTTGTGCCTTGGCTCTACTTTGGTTTTTACTGTGAGAACATCACCCGTTACGTCTACTTGGCCCTTATATTGGTCCTTGGTGCTCTCTGTCTCTTTGTAGCTCTAAGGGACACATTCAGTCTACCAAAGTACCGTCCCCTCAGGGCAG GTCTATATGTTGCTTTAGGCCTCAGCGGGGTGATACCAGCCATTCATTACGTGAGCATCAACAGCTTCTTGACGGCCATCCAGGGGGGTGGACTCGGCTGGATGATACTCATGGCATGCCTCTACATCTCAGGAGCATTACTCTATGCTATACGCATCCCAGAACGGTTTTTCCCTGGAAAGTGTGACATTTGG TTTCAGAGTCATCAGATATTCCATGTCCTGGTTCTAGCAGCTGCCTTTGTCCACTACCACGGTATCAACACAATGGCTGCGTACAGGGAGCAGATCGGAGAGTGTAATGCCGGTGACCTTTACACAGACATAGCAACCACTGTTGAAAACTGA